The window AAGGGGCGCCCGTTCGCTTCACGAGCTGTTGTTGGGTTTTACAGGCATGCAAGTTTCCCGTTGCGGTTTAAGCCGCTTGACACTTGATTGCGACTCAAGCACATTTACCGTTTACGGCAACCAACAAGGGGCTGAGGTGGGTTATAACTCGCATAAGAAGGGTTCGAAAAGCTATCACCCCATCTTATGTTTTGTCACGGAGATGAAACTGCTTGTCAATTCATGGCTCCGCCCGGGTTCAGCTTACACCTCAAACGGAGTTTGTGAGTTTGTCAAAGAAACCTTGGCCGCTCTTCCCCAAAAGGTGGAGAAGGTGTTTTTCAGGGCCGACAGCGGTTTTTTCAATGGTGGATTATTTAATTTGTTAGAAGACGGTAAACATGAATATTTGGTGAAAGTAAAGCTGAAAAACCTGAAAGATTTACTTGCCGGGCAGACTTGGCAGCCGATTGGCCCACGGACGGCGACCTGTCAGTTTACACATCAATGTAGCGGTTGGAGGAATCCCCGCATGTTTTATGCCGTGCGCATCATAAAGCAAATGGTTGAAGTCGATTATTTTGGCGAAAAACAATTTGTACCCGAGTATGAGTACTTTTGCTATTGCTCGAACCTGAAAGGATTGGATGCCTTGCAGCTCCATACCCTTTATGGATCCCGATCAGAGAGTGAGAATTGGATCGAGCAAACCAAAAACTCGCTTTGTGCGGGAAAAACCATCACGCATGATTTTTGGGTAAACGATATTCTTTGGCAACTTTCGTCATTTGCCTACAGTTTATCGGTGCTCATGCGATACCGGGGCGACTTTTGGGTTTGGCGTCAAGAGCACTCTACCTTCCGAGAATGGTTTATCCGAGTGCCGGGTAAAGTGGTGAAATCCGGCAGGCAGGTCACGGTAAAAATGCCTAAGGAGTATTACCGAAAAGCGGGGTGGCGTGATTTTGAGCAGCGAATAACGACAACGATGACCGGATGACGGATTTTCACTTAATCGTCCATCGCCATCTTTCGTGTCGTAAAAGGGTTTATGACAAGGAATTGCCATGCCTTGGAAGAGTGGTAATGTTAATATATATAAAAACGCCACCATAAAAAGTAAATCAACACGTTAAACGTGCAAGAAACAGTGAAGATGAAAAGAAAATAAAACGGTATCTCTCGAAAAAAAAGAGAAATTCCGCTTTGAAAACTATTAACTTGAGTTGGGAATTTTAAATGAGATTTTTAAGTAATATGAAGAACTCAAGAGCAATATTATTATCAATAATTCTATTTATTATCCCTTCATGTGGATCATCGGAAATATTAGAACCAGAATCAACCGAAGAAGAAAAAGAAAACGACATTGGAATTGAATACCATGATTGGGAAGAAGACAATGATACGACTACAATAAATCTTACACCAAGTTCTAAGCTTAAGATTAGGTATTAATCAACTACACCTCAACTGTAAGTATTTCATTGATATCAGTAGTATAGTGAGGAGAGAGATGAGCCTGTTTCATCTTATGCTTCCTCTCGTCCTGTGAAGCTAATCGAACAACATCACGATGATACTTATCGTTAAGTTTATCGATTACCTCCATCAGTTTTTTGTGTTTTGGATCAGAATTAAAGAAAAGTGAGGGCTGGTAAACACTTGCATCAACAAAATCAGTCAGCAATACCCCACCTCGTTTATAATAAAGGTTCTTCTTGAATATCTGTTTTAAGCCTTCATGAGCAAACTTCACCAGTTCAAGGGTAGAGTTAGTCGGGAAAGGCAATTTAATCTGTATAGACGGGTAATACTGCGTTTCATGCTCCTTAAAAGGATTGGTACCAATGAAAACAATCAATCGTTTACAGAAAGAATTCTGTTCTCGTAATTTCTCGGCACCCATAGAAGTAAAAGTGGTTATACGTTCACGTACTTCGTCAAAAGAACGAAGATCAGTTTCGAATGTTCTAGAAGTACCAATAGACTTCTTCTTTTCAGGCTCAACCATTTCGATAGTTGGAATACCTTTCAGATCCTTTTGCAAGTTCAACCCGGTAATGGTCATATTCTTTCTTACCCAGGCTTCAGAGAGATTCACAAAGTCAATAGCTTTATAAGCACCAATAGCATAAAGCTTCTTAGCATTTCTTCTGCCTACACCCCATATATCCTCAACCTTAAGCCATTTCAGAGCTTTAATGCGCTTCTCTTCCGTATCAATGACATAACTACCACCAGTCTCATTTGGAAACTTCTTTGCAATCCTGTTGGCCAGTTTAGCCAGGGCTTTAGTTGGAGCAGTTCCAATACTTATTGGTATACCGGTACCCTTTTCAATTCTTGCTTTCATTTCAAGTCCGTACTTCTGCAGGTCCACATTAATTCCCTCCAGATTCAGGAAACATTCATCAATAGAATAGATCTCCTGATGAGGACTGTAATTTGATAACAGACTCATAACACGTCTGCTCATATCACCATAGAGAGGGAAGTTGGCCGAGAACACTTTAACCTTGTATCTTCGGAATAGATGCTCATACTCGAACGCAGGTGCTCCCATAGGTATGCCAATTGCTTTAGCCTCATTTGACCGTGCAATAACACAACCGTCGTTGTTACTTAAAACAACAACTGGTATTCCGATTAGAGTAGGATTGAATACTCTTTCACAGGAAGCGTAAAAGTTATTACAGTCTATAAGTGCGTACATTTAAATTTACTGTTTAATATTTCAGTGCTTTCGTATGGAATACTTCACTACTCCCCATATAGTTACACCCTGTTCGTAGTTCACTTCTATTAATGGGAAGTCCTTATTAGAAGGTACCAGGTAACATTTACCATCCTTCAACTTAATTCTTTTCAAAGTAAACTCACCGTCGATAAAACAAAGAGCGATTTTATTTTCTTCCCACTCTAAGCTTTTATCAATAATCAGAAGATCCCCATCACTGAAATCATTACCCATAGAACTTCCGGAGACCCTTGCAAAGAATGTTGTTTCCTTATGATCTACCAGGAGTTCATCCAGACTTATATAGTCGTGGAAGAAGTCCTCTGCAGGAGATGGGAAACCAGCCTGTACATTACCTATGTACGGGTACCTCTGCTCAGAACTCTCATGTTGAATAAGTTCTATTTTCTGGGTGTTTAGTTGCTTTTTCATGAGAGCAAAAATAGACTATTTTCAGATCAGTTTTTCCAAGATTTGAAAATTTAAGATACATACAATAAGATTTGATAAGTATATAAAATAGTTAATTATGAGAAATATCAAACTTAAAAGACCATGAGTGCAAGGAGTTTAAATTATGCAGAATTATCCATTAATGGATTTAGGATTAATTATCTCGAATGGATTTAGGATTCCATAAATTATAAATAGGATAAGTTTTAAATTTCTCCTTGTCTTCTTTACTCAATTTATTAAATTGAATCTGAGCACCTTTAAGGTTATCTAGTAATATATTTGCACCAAGTTTGTATAAAAGCTCTTCAGAATTCTGCTCTATATCATATAAAATGATATTTTCCTTCTCACTTAGAGTTCTCTCTCTCTTTAATGCTTGAAAATAATTAATAACTTTAATCTCATTCGGAAAATCATCATCACTTTTGTCAAGCAACCATTTTGCAATTTCTTGCGCAGCTTGCAAAATTTTATGTGGCTTATTTTCATGCATATCGTAAGCTAGTAGGATGTTAAGTAAATCTTGGTTTATATAAGTATAAACATTATTATCTGTAATATTTATTTTTTTATAGGTTTTAAGTATATCCGAAAAGTCAATATTTGAAGCTTCTACATAATCAATAGGCTCTAAAACTGAATATTTCGAAGCCTCGTGTTCAAGCCTATCTATAAGATACACAATCTTTCGTTCGTAATCGGTGAAATTATAAATTTTAAATTTTTTTTTATCCTTATCCGTAAGCATTCGGTGATGTCCGTATTTGATTCTATGATTTCCTGGTCTAAGAAAGTGGACTTTCAAAAACCTCCAAAACATTCGGAGTCGATGTGGAGTTTTTAGGGGTTTCTCCTGGAGTAGTTGCCCGGGAGCAGTTCTGCAAGATCTCTGGTGTAGTCTTCGTCATAGTCGTGGATACGACTCAGCACATAAACCATCCAGTCACGGAAGTTCACATCGGCAGCCTTGCAGCACCCCAGCAATGAATACATGACTGCAGCATCCTCGGCAGCATCATGGTTACCGCAAAAAAGGTAATTCTTTCTTCCCAGGGCCAGGCCTCTCAGGCTGTTTTCGGCGAGATTATTGTCAATGCGGTATCTGCCATCCAGGTGGTAACGTGTCAAACGGTGGTAGATGTCATAAGTGTACTTTATCGCCTTTCCTATCGGGCTCTTGGGCAGAACCTTTTCATATTCACGAACCAACCACTTTTCAAAGGCAACCATGATCGGGTAAGCGAGGCTTTCCCTGAGCTTGGCCCTATCCTCATAGGAGAGGTTTTTGTCATCAGCCTCCCTTTCCACCTCGTAGAGAAGGCCGATCTGTTCAAGCGCATACTCAGCACGGGATTTGTCATTTTTCAACGACTCTGTAAACTTCCTTCTGGCGTGGGCCCAACATCCCAGGGGAAGTACACCTTTTTTCTGCTCGTACATTTTGTACACGGCATACCCGTCTGTCTGCATGGCACCACGGAAGTCATTCAACAAGGACAAGGCAACATTCTGAGCCCTTGAGCCATGGTCATAATGGAAGAAGAGCTGTGAGTCCATGACAGAACGCACCATCCACATGTATCCATTGACGGTTTTATGCTTCTCGTTATTGATCACGGGCACGGTTGTCTCATCCACCTGGATGTAATCGGTGGCAAGAACCAGTTCCTTGAGTCGATAGTAAAGCGGTCTTAGTAAATCGGCCGTATCTTTGAACCAATCATTGACCGTGGGTGGTGGCAGATTGGCGCCCAGCTGTTTCATCATCTGTATCTGGCGGTAAAAAGGCAGGTGATTCACGTACTTGTTTATCATCAGCTCCGCCAAAAGGGATGCTCCGGCATAGCTGCGTGCGATAGGCTGGTATCTTGTCGGAAGTGATGCCGTTACAATGAGAGAAGACTTCTCTTCAGACTCCCGTGATGGCTTGCTTTTTAAAACATATTTATGACGGACAATCTTCCTGACATAGCATTTCCCGGGTTCATACTCCAGCACCTCGGTGACCTCCGGTTCTAACTCGGTCCAGGCATCCATGTTGTCGTTTATTTCATCGGGATAAAGGTGCTCCTCAATGCGGGGGAAGTCTTCAGATAAAGGCTTGCGAACCGGTTTTCGTTTCACCCGCTCCTTCACGCGTCTTTCCCTGAAGGTCTCTATCTCTGCCCTGGCTGCCTCTACAAGCTCTATTTCCCCGGGCAACAGGTCAAAGCCGTCAAAGTCGATACGTCGCTGCTGCGGATCTTCCTGGATGTAGCGCTCGCTGGATTTACCCCATATGCGGCGCCTGAGATAAGCTACCTGCTTTTCCAGGTCGACGATCTTAGTATCTTTCTCGGATATGGTTTTCTCGTAAGAGGATTTTAATGCATCAACATCCGTGCGATCTTCCAGTTTACCCCTCAGGAGCATGTTCTCCTGATATAAATGGTCGCATTTCTCCAAAAGGAGTTCGAGAAGTTCGTTCGGATTTTCCTTGTTTTCTTGCATCTTTTTCCTATCGGATAACGGGAGTAAAGATACAAAAAAGGGGCAATATATGCAAGAGAAAAAGTGACTAAAATCGTCTGTTTATGCGCTTTTCCAACGTTTTTTATAGTGACATTTTTCAGCGTCAATACCCTGTACCATCAACATTAGTTTTTGCCAGGAAAAGGGGTGAGTTTTGCCTTTTTCATCAAGCGGGGGCAGTGCAAAATTGCCTTTCTCAAGTTTCATATAGTAGATCACCAGTCCGCCGTGCTCCATATGTAATGCTTTCATACTCGTGCAATGACGGTTCAGAAAAATGAACACGTCACCGCTGCGTACATCCTGTCCCATCCTCTCAGTGACCAACCCACTTAAAGTATAGAACCCTTTTCGCATGTCCGTTGGAAACGGGTAAAGCCAGTAACGCATCGAGGCGTTCAGATTGAACATGGCTTATTGGGTCAGGAGGATTAATGAACGCAGCTGTGTTGGATCAGTCCCCTTTGGAACACGCACTTTTACTCCATTGGGATAGACTATTTCGAGAACATTTCCCGGGGTGGGGTCAACATGCACCGGAATCGGTTGATGATGGACAACTTCTTTGGTTGCCGGTGATGGATTGGAGCCGGTAAAGACGATCGGAACGAAACCGGACTCTCGCCCAGTCCTGTAGTTATGCTCTCGCAATCTCTTTTGCCAGTAATAAAACTTGGATTCCACTATCGACTCGTTCCGGCAGAACTCTTTTATCCGAAGCCCGCTGGCCTGGTAACGATCAAAAATCTCCTCAAACTGATTTAATGTCCACATATTTTTTTTGTGGGCAAATATAGCAAGGATCAGAAGTTAAAATAGGACGGGGTTTACCGAATGCTTACAGCCGACCATAGACAAACTTCGTGAAGTCCTGTCATTTTTAGGCGTTCCGACAGTAAAACAGAAAAGAAACAACAATACATTGGTTTTCAAGATAGACTCTACGGATATTCCCGTAACCACTTTACGCTTAAAAGTTGAAATTAATTGCAGAGAACATTTCAGCATATTAGGCTTTGAAAAAGTTGATTTCAGTGTAACTAATCTATGGTTTACGGGAAAGTGCCAGATAATAACGTATAAGTTAGACGAATTAATCGGGACAAAAGTTCGGGCGTTGTATGAAAGGCGGAAAGGACGTGATCTATTTGATTTATATAAAGCACTTCAAAATAAGAATTTTGTATCGGCAAATGATGTCTTATTACAAATTAAGTATTACAGGATTATTCTTGATTTCATAATTATTGTCAAGTATTGATGAATTAACAAACAGAGTCTCATCATTTTTCTCCATACCATAAGCATTATGTATATGACCGAATAAATGATATTTTGGCTTAATTCTCAACACATTTTGCAGCAATATAAAGTCCCCATAATTTATATTTTCTGAGAAATCCAATATTCCAAAGGGTGGCTGATGTGTTATTAACACATCTGTGTCGTTTGGTATATTGTTAAGTTGTCTATCGTATTCTCCGGATATTACATCGTCTATAAACAATGGGACACCATAAAAATGCATATTCCCGATTGTTACTCCGGAATTGCATAGATAATAACAGTTATCCGGTAAACCCTCAATATTTGCACCAAACAAATAATCGTCGTGATTACCAGCAATGAAGATTTTATACTTGTAAGGAAGTGCATAAAACCATTCAATAAAATTTAGGGTTTCCTTCTCCGTTCCGGTAAAAGAAAAATCGCCCGCATGAATGATAATATCAGCTTCAGGCAGATCTTTCAATTGCTTGTGACAATTGTGGGTGTCTGATAAATGTAGTATTTTCATCTTTATTCAAAATCCGGATATGGATCAATCCACAACTCCTCATCTTCACCAAAACAAGCTATATTAAGCAAATCGCCAAGTGATAATGGATAATTCCTGTTTAAGCTTTTATCCCACATTTCGAGGTACTTGTGATGATATAAAAACAGGGTTATTGAGCCAAGTTCATCATCCTCAAATTCCAGTTCTTTATAAACAAGTTCATTATTAATATCATAGGCAAATTCATTACCGATACGCCATGCTACTTTCCCGTCAGGCAAATAACTCGTCGATGAAACCAATCGTTCATTCTCATCATGTTCAATCTCTGTTCTTAGCACTAATTCAAGTCCCGAGTCATAAATAAACCTTTCAGTTTCATTTCCTTCACTATATTTACAGTGCAGTAAAAGAATCAAATTGTTAAAATCATCCCCAATCAACATTTTGCTCATATTGTCTTCATCGAAGTAATACCTGTTTATCCATAATTGTCTTTTTTTACACCAACTTTTACTTGATATTATATACCCATCTCTATTGTATTTGTAATACAATTTATCCCCCAGATTATCTATACGATTTCCAAATTCATCATAAGATTCAGATATCTCAGGAAGATTGGAATAAGCAGATTTAGATCCATATGGCAATAAATCTTCGTAGCTTAGAGCGTCTGGGTTAAACCCAATATGAAGCACCACCATATTGTCGTTTTCATTATCTTTGCCACCCGAAGTGATCTTTATTTCTGTTGTCTCATACAATTTACCATTTCCATAAAATGAAGAGTTATTGTAAATATTATTTTTTGAGGTATGAATTTTACAGATAAAATAACAATCAAATTCCTCAATTCCATTTCCAAACTTTAATTTGATTTCAGAGAGATTCTCTTGAAGTCTTTCAATATGTGAGTTTAAATAATGCATAGCTCATCTGTTTATTATCTTTTACAAAAATAATCCGCATATATGCCAAAATATTGCACAACAATAAAACTTTATCTGAAAAATATTTATTCTTTAAGAATTATACTATATCTTGTGCAAATATTTGGCGTGTAATAATATTGTCTTTGAGATAAAAAACTTAGTAACCCATTGACAGCCAGAGAATCGATAAGATGATAAACAAAAGAAAAAGCAGTAAAGACAGCACCTCCAGCCTCTTTAATCGATATGTATGGCTGGTAGATCTCATATATCGGAAAAGTGATATAACCTTTGAAGAGATCAATGAGCACTGGCAACGGTCGTCTCTAAACTGCGAACAGGAAGATTATCCACTGCGCACATTTCACAACCATCGAAAAGCAATCGAACAGATGTTTGATATCAACATTGAGTGTAACAAGCGCAACGGTTATAAGTACTACATTGAAAACTCAGAAGATATAGAAAAAGGTGGTGTGAGAACCTGGCTGTTGAACACATTTGCAGTAAACAACCTTATCAATGAGAGTCACAAGATCAAACATCGCATCCTGTTTGAGAAAATACCACTCGGACAGGAATACCTGACCACCATAATTGAAGCCATGCGCGATAATTTCTCTCTTACAATTACCTACCAAGCATTCTGGCAAGAAAATCCGGCAACATTCGATGTAAACCCATACTTTATAAAAGTATTTAAACAACGCTGGTATCTTCTTGCATATAATCCTTACAGCGCTAAATTGCAAACCTACTCACTTGATCGTGTAAAACGTGTTGAGATAACTGAAAGCACATTTAATTTACCTAAAGATGTAGATTTTGAATCCTATTTCGGTGACAGTTTTGGTATCATCTCAGGAGAAGACATCCCAACTGAAATTGTCCGGATAAAGGTACTCAAAAGACAAGATGACTATATAAAAGCACTTCCGTTGCACAGCTCACAAAAGGTTATTACCTCCAATGACTACTACACCATTTTTGAATACTACATTAAACCTACCTACGACTTTCGGCAAGAACTTTTATCGCACGGAGCCCAAGTTGAAGTCCTAAAACCTGAGTGGTTTAGGGAGGAGGTTAAGGAGATTGTGAAGGAGATGCGCAATGCTTATTTAACATCGAAAATTAACCGTTAAATGGTTCCTTGATATTATTTTCCACATTGACATTTTTTTCCAAATATCTTAAGGCTAAATCTAAATATTTAATAACTATTTCTTTTTCAAATTTACCATTACTTATGTCAATAAGTATTTCATTATCAAAATTCCAATGTGGTGCAATAAGTTTGTAACCATATTGATCAAATGGTATGGGGTCTATATCAAATAATTCTTTAATTAAATACTGTGGTTCAGCTTTTCCTACGCTGGCTGCTTGGTTTTTAAAAGCAAAATATAATTGTTTGTTATTTTCCGCGAAATAAATACCTGCACCTGTTGGCCAATCATTTTTATAAAAATGGAAACTATTTTCATTTTTCAAAGAATAATTTAAGTCAAATTTTTCAGACACCCTTTTAACCATTTCTTCAATTAACATTGATTTCATGTTATTGAAGTTTTGATAAACGATTATTGATGATTCAACATTATCTGCTAAAGCTTTCACTATTTCTTCTGAATTTTTTGATTCCATATCTTGATTTGTCAGTTGTTTTAAATGATTGATATATTGGACTAATGTCTCTCTTACAGTAGGATGACGTAATGATATTTTTAAGCATTCTTCAAGCCATTCTATTATATCGTTTTCATAAGAAAGGCAAATATATTCAGTAGCTCCACTACTTTGTTTGCTAGCTTCGTTGCCCCATAAAGTGAGATAAAGTATTATATATTTTCCGATGTCATATTTTTGTTCAGCATAGTTATTATACCTTATTAATTGTTCTGATTGATCACGAGCATATATTTTATTTTCTATAATAATTGCTTGTTCTGGATTTTTGATTATAATATCTAATCTTCCATCAGTAATTACATGCTCAGTTATAACAGTCACATTACTGCAGTCAAAATCTAAACTACTGTTTTTCTGAGCTATCATTTTTACAAATAAATTTAAAAATTCATCTTTTAGTCCATGGGTCCCACCTGGGTTTAATAAGGCTGCTAATATCAATGAATGTTTGTTTTCATAATGATTTACGCCTAGTGTCTGGAATATATTAAAACGACCTCCTGTTGCATCAAGAACTGCATCATTTTTTTTCTTTATACTTAACACTACTGCTAAAAGTTTTTCAATACTTTTTATTCTCATAATATTAAAGTTTTAATGTTCTTTTTATTATTTATGTCTTAATCCAACCTCTCTACCTTAAAATCACTTTTATAACAATTCGCCTTTGTATAATCAAATCTGTAGAGTCTCATGTATGCTTCTCTTATCTCTTTTGCACCATTATAAAATGGATCTGAAGTATGATGAAGAGTTGTTACTGTAATCACCATATTCGGTGTCTGAACTGTTCCATTATTCCTCTTTATTCGTTTGGGTGTAATTCTAAATACTTTTGCCATGGTGAAAATTTAAATTAATGTAAAAATATGAAACATATTTATATAAAAAACAATATTTATTTAAAAAAAGAATTTTAATAAGATTGCAATTTTCCTGCTAGGATTTCAATGCAAAGTGAATTTGCAATTTTATTGCGTGATTCAGCTGCAAAAAAATAATATTTTGGCTCCGAATCATTAGCTATTACTAACTTAAAAAACTTCATCATTATTTCACTCATTTCATCAATTTGTAAAGGACTATCAGGAGAATATTCAAACAGAAAATAGAAATGTGTGAAATCAGACAACTTGTTATATATCTCGAAATTTTGCTCTTCAAAAACATCACTAATTAAATCAGTTCTATCAAAATCATCAGGATCATATTTTATTGAAATACTCATATCTTTCACAAAATAATTTATATCGTTAAAATCACTTTCAGATAAAGGAGTTTTATAAACTGAGCTATTATCTTCATGTAACCAATATCCCCACCTCTCTTTAGTTGAGGTAGAAGTATCGTATGATATTATAATTGGCATAATCAATATTTTTCCTTCAAAAATAACAGAGTGATACGCCAAATTAAGGCATAGCCATGTATTAAATTTATTAATTGAAATACTTTAAACTAATGTCATTATTTGGCATATTCTTCTGTTTACTTTGAGGATATTCAAAATATTATACACTAAAATATGAGTCTATAACAACAAAAAGCATTAATTCAGATTTCATGGCGGCTGTATTAGAAGAGTCCGCTTGGGAAGAGACTTCCAAGGAGTTTCTATGGACAGAGCAACTCCTGGAAAAGCATAAGAATAAAGTAAACTGGAAAGCTGTTTCTCAAAACAGCGACATGCTGTGGACAACTTCTATGCTTGAAAAATTTAAAGCACACATAGATTGGCACGAATTTTCTTTATATTGCAATGAACTGACTTTCACATTTGATAATGCAAATAAATTTCATGATTACTGGGACTGGCAGCAATTATCAAAATCTATAAGTACTATAGAGTTATTAGATAAATTTCTTGACTATTGGGACTGGAACGAAATTATTGATAATAGGTATTTAACAGAGTATTATAACAAAGAATTTCTGGAAAAATATATCAATTATATTCCAATGTCATCACTTCAGCAATCAATGCTTTGGAGATATTTGATAAGTGAAGAATCAGATAAAATAAAAAAAGGAATGCTTACTTGAATAAGAATCTGAGATAGTTATAATTAGAGAATTAATTGATTCATGAACCTGCTTGCAGATTTACTATTGAACAGTAAGTCTGCAAGTTTTACCATCAACACTTCCTCTTAAAGATTCCTTTTTGTCATTATTGTTTTTTATCGTTTAGTGATTTTTTAATTTTCTTCACTAACTTAAACCCAATCACAGATATCAGTATAATTAGGATAAGGCATATTATCCCAACTACTAATAGATATTCAAATAAAGCAATTACTGCGTCACCACTAGTTATCTGGGTTCCTTCACCAAATTTATTCCATAGATATACCAAGTATCCAATTCCAATTAAAGTAGTGAAACATCCCGACTTTTTAACTTTTTTCATCTTTTATAATTATAAGTAAAATAAGTCCTAAAGCATAGCCCTATCATACAGTTCAGACATCTAAAATATATAATCGATATGCTAAATAAATGCACAGCAATGAGCAATAACTATTTAATTGAAAAACTTTTTATCTATTGCTTAAATTGTAAGCACCCGAGTAACTACCTCTTGATTATTCCGGAGCATACGCACCCACGGATTTGATCTGATTATTCATTCCGACAACTGCGGATTCTCTAGTAAATTGTTAGCGTATTATTAGAGTGCCTATAAGCATTTATTAGCGCATTATTAACGTGAGTTCGGGATAAGAAAATCATAAAAAAAGTTGTGATATAGGGAGATTATTTGTATATTTATAGCTGTTAATCAAACAAATAACAAACATCAACCCTATGATCACAACAGACAAAGTTATTGAAATATTTTGTATTGCCGACGATTTTTGTGCAGAATATGAGAATGAAATCCGGAATCACCAACTTCAAGCAGGTGACATAACGAAAAGGAGAAACAGGAAAACGCAAATGTCTCAGAGCGAGATTATTGCCGTGATGGTCTGCTTCCACTGTGGAACCTTTCATAATTTCAAGAATTATTACCTGTTTTATATTTGCAAGCACATGAAGAGCTATTTTCCAAATGCCGTTTCCTACAACCGTTTTGTCGAGTTGCAACCCAGGGTGATTGTACCTTTCATGCTGTTGCTCAAACTCTTTGGATTTGGTGAATGCACAGGCATTACATATGTGGATAGCACTCCAATCAAAGTATGTCATAACAAGCGTATCCACTCGAATAAAGTATTCAGGGATCTGGCACAAAGAGGGA of the Petrimonas mucosa genome contains:
- a CDS encoding metallophosphatase domain-containing protein; translated protein: MKILHLSDTHNCHKQLKDLPEADIIIHAGDFSFTGTEKETLNFIEWFYALPYKYKIFIAGNHDDYLFGANIEGLPDNCYYLCNSGVTIGNMHFYGVPLFIDDVISGEYDRQLNNIPNDTDVLITHQPPFGILDFSENINYGDFILLQNVLRIKPKYHLFGHIHNAYGMEKNDETLFVNSSILDNNYEIKNNPVILNL
- a CDS encoding helix-turn-helix transcriptional regulator gives rise to the protein MINKRKSSKDSTSSLFNRYVWLVDLIYRKSDITFEEINEHWQRSSLNCEQEDYPLRTFHNHRKAIEQMFDINIECNKRNGYKYYIENSEDIEKGGVRTWLLNTFAVNNLINESHKIKHRILFEKIPLGQEYLTTIIEAMRDNFSLTITYQAFWQENPATFDVNPYFIKVFKQRWYLLAYNPYSAKLQTYSLDRVKRVEITESTFNLPKDVDFESYFGDSFGIISGEDIPTEIVRIKVLKRQDDYIKALPLHSSQKVITSNDYYTIFEYYIKPTYDFRQELLSHGAQVEVLKPEWFREEVKEIVKEMRNAYLTSKINR
- a CDS encoding PDDEXK-like family protein; this translates as MRIKSIEKLLAVVLSIKKKNDAVLDATGGRFNIFQTLGVNHYENKHSLILAALLNPGGTHGLKDEFLNLFVKMIAQKNSSLDFDCSNVTVITEHVITDGRLDIIIKNPEQAIIIENKIYARDQSEQLIRYNNYAEQKYDIGKYIILYLTLWGNEASKQSSGATEYICLSYENDIIEWLEECLKISLRHPTVRETLVQYINHLKQLTNQDMESKNSEEIVKALADNVESSIIVYQNFNNMKSMLIEEMVKRVSEKFDLNYSLKNENSFHFYKNDWPTGAGIYFAENNKQLYFAFKNQAASVGKAEPQYLIKELFDIDPIPFDQYGYKLIAPHWNFDNEILIDISNGKFEKEIVIKYLDLALRYLEKNVNVENNIKEPFNG
- a CDS encoding DUF6140 family protein translates to MAKVFRITPKRIKRNNGTVQTPNMVITVTTLHHTSDPFYNGAKEIREAYMRLYRFDYTKANCYKSDFKVERLD